The Proteus vulgaris genome has a segment encoding these proteins:
- the yfhL gene encoding ferredoxin: MCEPECPNDAISMGDDIYEINPDLCTECVGHYDKPTCQSVCPITNTIIIDPVHTESQDELWEKFVLIHHADKI, encoded by the coding sequence ATGTGTGAACCCGAGTGTCCTAATGATGCGATTTCAATGGGGGATGATATTTATGAAATTAATCCTGATCTTTGCACTGAATGTGTAGGACATTACGATAAACCGACTTGCCAATCGGTTTGCCCAATTACCAACACGATCATTATCGATCCTGTTCATACAGAATCTCAGGATGAATTATGGGAAAAATTTGTGTTGATCCACCACGCAGATAAGATCTAA
- the leuE_1 gene encoding LysE-type transporter, producing the protein MPTLFNMWTFALLSLGLVLTPGPNMIYLISRSISQGKKAGFISLIGVAVGYIFYMLLATFGITAIFMAVPYAYDTLKICGAIYLLYIAWQSIKPGGRSIFHPKKCLSGNTTTLFVMGFVTNLLNPKIALMYLSLLPQFITIGNGSVLNQSLVLGSIQIVISIAVNGLVVIAAGSIAGFFIQRPRWALIQRWFMATILGALAIKLATEARIN; encoded by the coding sequence ATGCCAACACTATTCAATATGTGGACATTCGCACTTTTGTCCTTGGGGTTGGTGCTAACACCGGGCCCTAATATGATTTACCTGATATCACGCTCAATCTCTCAAGGGAAAAAAGCGGGATTTATTTCACTCATTGGTGTAGCTGTTGGCTATATTTTTTATATGTTATTAGCTACATTTGGTATTACCGCAATTTTTATGGCTGTGCCTTATGCTTATGATACCTTGAAAATTTGTGGTGCTATTTATCTGCTTTATATTGCTTGGCAGTCGATTAAACCCGGTGGTCGCTCTATCTTCCATCCTAAAAAATGTCTTTCAGGTAATACGACAACGCTTTTTGTAATGGGATTTGTCACTAATCTTCTCAATCCTAAAATTGCATTGATGTACCTTTCACTTCTACCTCAATTTATAACTATTGGGAATGGTAGCGTATTAAATCAGTCATTAGTCCTTGGTAGTATCCAAATTGTTATTAGTATTGCGGTGAATGGCTTGGTTGTTATTGCTGCGGGATCTATCGCTGGATTTTTTATACAAAGACCACGTTGGGCATTAATTCAACGTTGGTTTATGGCGACAATTTTAGGCGCTTTAGCGATTAAATTAGCAACCGAAGCCCGTATCAATTAA
- the recO gene encoding DNA repair protein, with translation MDGWQRAFVIHARPYSETSLLLDFFTENEGRVRILSKGARGRRSPLKGALQPFTPLLIRWSGRGEVKTLRDAEPISLALPLTGSVLYSGLYLNELLSRVLENGTSYSVLFFEYLSCLQILAASDTTPEAALRRFELALLTQLGYGLDFLHCAGSGEPVSDTMTYRYREEKGFIASLVVDHNSFTGLELKSLASREFPTTETLKAAKRFTRMALKPYLGGKPLKSRELFRQFAIKKAPKKRALITDQ, from the coding sequence GTGGATGGCTGGCAACGTGCATTTGTTATCCATGCTCGACCCTATAGTGAAACAAGCCTATTGCTTGATTTTTTCACTGAAAATGAAGGGCGAGTACGCATATTGTCGAAAGGTGCACGGGGCCGTCGTTCACCCTTAAAAGGGGCACTTCAACCTTTTACACCTTTGCTCATTCGTTGGAGTGGGCGAGGAGAAGTTAAAACCCTTCGTGATGCTGAACCTATCTCTTTAGCTTTACCGCTGACAGGCTCTGTTCTTTATAGTGGCTTGTATCTTAATGAACTTTTGTCTCGTGTTTTAGAAAATGGCACTTCTTATAGTGTGCTTTTTTTTGAATACCTTTCTTGTTTACAAATTCTTGCTGCTAGTGATACTACACCAGAGGCAGCCTTAAGACGCTTTGAACTCGCTTTATTAACACAACTTGGTTATGGCTTAGATTTTCTGCATTGTGCAGGAAGTGGGGAGCCTGTTTCTGATACGATGACATACCGTTATCGTGAAGAAAAAGGTTTTATCGCAAGTTTAGTGGTTGATCATAATAGTTTTACTGGGCTTGAATTAAAATCATTAGCCAGTCGTGAGTTTCCTACAACTGAAACATTAAAAGCGGCGAAAAGGTTTACAAGAATGGCATTAAAGCCCTATTTAGGTGGAAAACCATTAAAAAGTAGAGAACTTTTCAGGCAATTTGCCATTAAAAAAGCCCCGAAAAAAAGGGCATTGATAACTGATCAATAA
- the acpS gene encoding 4'-phosphopantetheinyl transferase, with the protein MAIVGLGMDIVEISRIEEIIGRSGERLARRILTETEWEIYQSHKQPIRFLAKRFAVKEAAAKALGTGIRLGLAFNHFEVRNDELGKPTLHFLAVAKEMAEKAGINSIHVTLADEQRYACATVILEK; encoded by the coding sequence ATGGCCATTGTTGGTTTAGGTATGGATATTGTTGAAATATCGCGTATCGAAGAAATTATAGGGCGTTCTGGTGAACGCCTTGCTCGTCGCATTCTTACTGAAACAGAATGGGAAATCTATCAATCACATAAACAGCCAATACGTTTTTTAGCCAAGCGATTTGCAGTCAAAGAAGCCGCGGCAAAAGCATTAGGTACAGGCATTCGTTTAGGATTGGCTTTTAACCATTTTGAAGTACGTAATGATGAATTGGGTAAGCCAACACTGCACTTTTTAGCGGTTGCCAAAGAAATGGCAGAAAAAGCGGGGATAAATTCTATTCACGTGACGCTTGCTGATGAGCAACGCTATGCTTGTGCGACAGTTATTTTAGAGAAATAA
- the pdxJ gene encoding pyridoxine 5'-phosphate synthase yields the protein MSDILLGVNIDHIATLRNARGTTYPDPVQAAFVAEQAGADGITIHLREDRRHITDRDLMLISQTVQTRLNLEMAVTEEMIEIACQTQPDFCCLVPEKRQEVTTEGGLDVVGNEEKIVDAIKRLSLAGIKVSLFIDPDHEQINAADRVGAPFIEIHTGAYADAEDEMAQEKEFARIRDAVTYAASKGLKVNAGHGLHYHNVQRIAALPELYELNIGHAIIGRAVFSGLAPAVEEMKRLMREARR from the coding sequence ATGTCTGATATTCTACTTGGCGTTAATATTGACCATATCGCCACCCTTCGTAATGCCCGTGGCACAACGTATCCCGATCCTGTTCAAGCCGCTTTTGTTGCAGAACAAGCAGGCGCTGATGGCATCACTATTCATTTACGTGAAGATAGACGTCATATCACTGACCGTGACTTAATGCTGATAAGCCAAACAGTTCAGACAAGATTAAATCTAGAAATGGCAGTTACAGAAGAAATGATTGAGATTGCGTGTCAAACGCAACCTGATTTTTGTTGTTTAGTACCTGAAAAACGCCAAGAAGTAACAACAGAAGGCGGTTTAGATGTTGTTGGGAATGAAGAAAAGATAGTAGATGCAATTAAACGCTTATCTTTAGCAGGTATAAAAGTTTCGCTATTTATTGACCCTGACCATGAACAAATTAACGCAGCAGATCGTGTTGGTGCGCCTTTTATTGAAATTCATACTGGTGCTTATGCTGACGCTGAAGATGAAATGGCTCAAGAAAAAGAGTTTGCTCGTATTCGTGATGCAGTAACTTATGCCGCATCTAAAGGTTTAAAAGTGAATGCTGGGCATGGTTTGCATTATCACAACGTGCAGCGCATTGCAGCCTTGCCTGAATTATATGAATTGAATATTGGTCACGCCATTATTGGTAGAGCGGTATTCAGTGGATTAGCGCCTGCAGTTGAAGAAATGAAACGTTTAATGCGAGAAGCGCGTCGCTAA